From the genome of Ictalurus punctatus breed USDA103 chromosome 28, Coco_2.0, whole genome shotgun sequence, one region includes:
- the slc25a25b gene encoding calcium-binding mitochondrial carrier protein SCaMC-2-B isoform X7 → MLCLCLYVPESNSLPTECEYFESNSLPAELNPLFKLSLVLPSQEFNTYRKWRQKIVKAGDKDLDGQLDFEEFVHYLRDHEKKLRLVFKSLDKKNDGRIDSQEIMQSLRDLGVHISEQQAEKILKRIRRGHVFAPVMYMDKNGTMTIDWNEWRDYHLLHPADNIPEIILYWKHSTIFDVGESLMVPDEFTAEEKKTGMWWRHLVAGGGAGSVSRTCTAPLDRLKVLMQVHSSRVNTMCIASGFSQMIREGGIRSLWRGNGMNVLKIAPESAIKFMAYEQIKRLIGSNQETLGILERLVAGSLAGAISQSSIYPMEVLKTRLALGKTGQYSGIVDCAKHIFQKEGLAAFYKGYIPNILGIIPYAGIDLAVYETLKNSWLQTYATDSADPGVFVLLACGTMSSTCGQLASYPLALVRTRMQAQAALDGGPQMSMSSLFRHIVRTEGAMGLYRGLAPNFMKVIPAVSISYVVYENLKVTLGVQSR, encoded by the exons ATGCTGTGCCTTTGTCTGTACGTGCCTGAGTCTAATTCGCTCCCGACTGAATGTGAATATTTCGAGTCGAACAGTTTACCGGCTGAACTGAATCCTCTGTTCAAACTGAGTTTAGTTCTTCCGTCTCAGGAGTTTAACACGTACCGGAAGTGGAGACAG AAAATTGTGAAAGCCGGAGATAAGGACCTGGACGGCCAGTTGGACTTTGAGGAGTTTGTGCATTACCTGAGGGACCACGAGAAGAAGCTACGGCTGGTCTTTAAAAGTCTGGACAAGAAGAATGATG GTCGCATCGATTCACAGGAGATCATGCAGTCACTCAGAGATCTGGGGGTCCACATCTCAGAGCAGCAGGCTGAGAAAATCCTCAAGAG AATTAGGAGGGGCCATGTCTTTGCTCCCGTAATGTA CATGGACAAGAATGGGACAATGACCATCGACTGGAATGAATGGCGAGACTACCACCTGCTTCACCCTGCAGACAACATCCCCGAGATCATCCTGTACTGGAAGCATTCGACA ATATTTGATGTAGGGGAAAGTTTGATGGTGCCTGATGAGTTCACAGCGGAGGAgaagaagactgggatgtggtgGCGGCACCTGGTGGCAGGAGGTGGAGCCGGCTCTGTGTCGCGCACCTGCACTGCTCCGCTGGATCGACTCAAAGTTCTTATGCAG GTGCACTCCTCTCGTGTGAACACCATGTGTATCGCTAGTGGTTTCTCTCAGATGATCCGTGAAGGTGGTATACGGTCACTGTGGCGAGGAAATGGTATGAACGTCCTAAAGATTGCACCTGAATCCGCCATCAAGTTCATGGCTTATGAGCAG ATAAAACGGCTGATTGGCAGCAATCAGGAGACGCTGGGAATTCTAGAGAGGCTGGTCGCAGGATCTCTGGCTGGTGCCATTTCGCAGAGCAGCATCTACCCAATGGAG GTTCTGAAGACTCGACTAGCCCTAGGAAAGACGGGTCAGTACTCCGGAATTGTGGATTGCGCCAAACACATATTTCAGAAAGAGGGCTTAGCAGCATTTTACAAGGGTTATATCCCCAACATTCTTGGCATTATTCCCTATGCTGGAATAGACCTTGCTGTCTACGAG ACGCTGAAGAATTCATGGCTACAGACGTACGCCACAGACAGCGCAGATCCTGGCGTGTTTGTCCTGCTAGCCTGTGGCACCATGTCCAGCACTTGCGGCCAGTTAGCCAGTTACCCTTTAGCCCTGGTTAGGACGCGCATGCAGGCTCAAG CTGCATTGGATGGAGGGCCTCAGATGTCCATGAGTAGCTTGTTCAGACATATTGTGCGGACGGAAGGTGCGATGGGGCTCTACCGAGGCCTGGCACCCAACTTCATGAAGGTCATCCCTGCAGTCAGCATCAGCTACGTGGTGTACGAGAATCTAAAAGTCACACTGGGTGTTCAATCCCGGTGA
- the slc25a25b gene encoding calcium-binding mitochondrial carrier protein SCaMC-2-B isoform X6, with protein MLCLCLYVPESNSLPTECEYFESNSLPAELNPLFKLSLVLPSQEFNTYRKWRQKIVKAGDKDLDGQLDFEEFVHYLRDHEKKLRLVFKSLDKKNDGRIDSQEIMQSLRDLGVHISEQQAEKILKRIRRGHVFAPVMYMDKNGTMTIDWNEWRDYHLLHPADNIPEIILYWKHSTIFDVGESLMVPDEFTAEEKKTGMWWRHLVAGGGAGSVSRTCTAPLDRLKVLMQVHSSRVNTMCIASGFSQMIREGGIRSLWRGNGMNVLKIAPESAIKFMAYEQIKRLIGSNQETLGILERLVAGSLAGAISQSSIYPMEVLKTRLALGKTGQYSGIVDCAKHIFQKEGLAAFYKGYIPNILGIIPYAGIDLAVYETLKNSWLQTYATDSADPGVFVLLACGTMSSTCGQLASYPLALVRTRMQAQAAALDGGPQMSMSSLFRHIVRTEGAMGLYRGLAPNFMKVIPAVSISYVVYENLKVTLGVQSR; from the exons ATGCTGTGCCTTTGTCTGTACGTGCCTGAGTCTAATTCGCTCCCGACTGAATGTGAATATTTCGAGTCGAACAGTTTACCGGCTGAACTGAATCCTCTGTTCAAACTGAGTTTAGTTCTTCCGTCTCAGGAGTTTAACACGTACCGGAAGTGGAGACAG AAAATTGTGAAAGCCGGAGATAAGGACCTGGACGGCCAGTTGGACTTTGAGGAGTTTGTGCATTACCTGAGGGACCACGAGAAGAAGCTACGGCTGGTCTTTAAAAGTCTGGACAAGAAGAATGATG GTCGCATCGATTCACAGGAGATCATGCAGTCACTCAGAGATCTGGGGGTCCACATCTCAGAGCAGCAGGCTGAGAAAATCCTCAAGAG AATTAGGAGGGGCCATGTCTTTGCTCCCGTAATGTA CATGGACAAGAATGGGACAATGACCATCGACTGGAATGAATGGCGAGACTACCACCTGCTTCACCCTGCAGACAACATCCCCGAGATCATCCTGTACTGGAAGCATTCGACA ATATTTGATGTAGGGGAAAGTTTGATGGTGCCTGATGAGTTCACAGCGGAGGAgaagaagactgggatgtggtgGCGGCACCTGGTGGCAGGAGGTGGAGCCGGCTCTGTGTCGCGCACCTGCACTGCTCCGCTGGATCGACTCAAAGTTCTTATGCAG GTGCACTCCTCTCGTGTGAACACCATGTGTATCGCTAGTGGTTTCTCTCAGATGATCCGTGAAGGTGGTATACGGTCACTGTGGCGAGGAAATGGTATGAACGTCCTAAAGATTGCACCTGAATCCGCCATCAAGTTCATGGCTTATGAGCAG ATAAAACGGCTGATTGGCAGCAATCAGGAGACGCTGGGAATTCTAGAGAGGCTGGTCGCAGGATCTCTGGCTGGTGCCATTTCGCAGAGCAGCATCTACCCAATGGAG GTTCTGAAGACTCGACTAGCCCTAGGAAAGACGGGTCAGTACTCCGGAATTGTGGATTGCGCCAAACACATATTTCAGAAAGAGGGCTTAGCAGCATTTTACAAGGGTTATATCCCCAACATTCTTGGCATTATTCCCTATGCTGGAATAGACCTTGCTGTCTACGAG ACGCTGAAGAATTCATGGCTACAGACGTACGCCACAGACAGCGCAGATCCTGGCGTGTTTGTCCTGCTAGCCTGTGGCACCATGTCCAGCACTTGCGGCCAGTTAGCCAGTTACCCTTTAGCCCTGGTTAGGACGCGCATGCAGGCTCAAG CAGCTGCATTGGATGGAGGGCCTCAGATGTCCATGAGTAGCTTGTTCAGACATATTGTGCGGACGGAAGGTGCGATGGGGCTCTACCGAGGCCTGGCACCCAACTTCATGAAGGTCATCCCTGCAGTCAGCATCAGCTACGTGGTGTACGAGAATCTAAAAGTCACACTGGGTGTTCAATCCCGGTGA
- the slc25a25b gene encoding calcium-binding mitochondrial carrier protein SCaMC-2-B isoform X9: MLCLCLYVPESNSLPTECEYFESNSLPAELNPLFKLSLVLPSQEFNTYRKWRQKIVKAGDKDLDGQLDFEEFVHYLRDHEKKLRLVFKSLDKKNDGRIDSQEIMQSLRDLGVHISEQQAEKILKSMDKNGTMTIDWNEWRDYHLLHPADNIPEIILYWKHSTIFDVGESLMVPDEFTAEEKKTGMWWRHLVAGGGAGSVSRTCTAPLDRLKVLMQVHSSRVNTMCIASGFSQMIREGGIRSLWRGNGMNVLKIAPESAIKFMAYEQIKRLIGSNQETLGILERLVAGSLAGAISQSSIYPMEVLKTRLALGKTGQYSGIVDCAKHIFQKEGLAAFYKGYIPNILGIIPYAGIDLAVYETLKNSWLQTYATDSADPGVFVLLACGTMSSTCGQLASYPLALVRTRMQAQAALDGGPQMSMSSLFRHIVRTEGAMGLYRGLAPNFMKVIPAVSISYVVYENLKVTLGVQSR; the protein is encoded by the exons ATGCTGTGCCTTTGTCTGTACGTGCCTGAGTCTAATTCGCTCCCGACTGAATGTGAATATTTCGAGTCGAACAGTTTACCGGCTGAACTGAATCCTCTGTTCAAACTGAGTTTAGTTCTTCCGTCTCAGGAGTTTAACACGTACCGGAAGTGGAGACAG AAAATTGTGAAAGCCGGAGATAAGGACCTGGACGGCCAGTTGGACTTTGAGGAGTTTGTGCATTACCTGAGGGACCACGAGAAGAAGCTACGGCTGGTCTTTAAAAGTCTGGACAAGAAGAATGATG GTCGCATCGATTCACAGGAGATCATGCAGTCACTCAGAGATCTGGGGGTCCACATCTCAGAGCAGCAGGCTGAGAAAATCCTCAAGAG CATGGACAAGAATGGGACAATGACCATCGACTGGAATGAATGGCGAGACTACCACCTGCTTCACCCTGCAGACAACATCCCCGAGATCATCCTGTACTGGAAGCATTCGACA ATATTTGATGTAGGGGAAAGTTTGATGGTGCCTGATGAGTTCACAGCGGAGGAgaagaagactgggatgtggtgGCGGCACCTGGTGGCAGGAGGTGGAGCCGGCTCTGTGTCGCGCACCTGCACTGCTCCGCTGGATCGACTCAAAGTTCTTATGCAG GTGCACTCCTCTCGTGTGAACACCATGTGTATCGCTAGTGGTTTCTCTCAGATGATCCGTGAAGGTGGTATACGGTCACTGTGGCGAGGAAATGGTATGAACGTCCTAAAGATTGCACCTGAATCCGCCATCAAGTTCATGGCTTATGAGCAG ATAAAACGGCTGATTGGCAGCAATCAGGAGACGCTGGGAATTCTAGAGAGGCTGGTCGCAGGATCTCTGGCTGGTGCCATTTCGCAGAGCAGCATCTACCCAATGGAG GTTCTGAAGACTCGACTAGCCCTAGGAAAGACGGGTCAGTACTCCGGAATTGTGGATTGCGCCAAACACATATTTCAGAAAGAGGGCTTAGCAGCATTTTACAAGGGTTATATCCCCAACATTCTTGGCATTATTCCCTATGCTGGAATAGACCTTGCTGTCTACGAG ACGCTGAAGAATTCATGGCTACAGACGTACGCCACAGACAGCGCAGATCCTGGCGTGTTTGTCCTGCTAGCCTGTGGCACCATGTCCAGCACTTGCGGCCAGTTAGCCAGTTACCCTTTAGCCCTGGTTAGGACGCGCATGCAGGCTCAAG CTGCATTGGATGGAGGGCCTCAGATGTCCATGAGTAGCTTGTTCAGACATATTGTGCGGACGGAAGGTGCGATGGGGCTCTACCGAGGCCTGGCACCCAACTTCATGAAGGTCATCCCTGCAGTCAGCATCAGCTACGTGGTGTACGAGAATCTAAAAGTCACACTGGGTGTTCAATCCCGGTGA